One Nocardia iowensis DNA window includes the following coding sequences:
- a CDS encoding LysR family transcriptional regulator gives MSVERLRVLREFADRGTIAAVAAALSMTPSAVSQQLKVLAREAGVALLEPDGRRVRLTDAGHALVVRADEVLAAMDRAVAEMAHYRGSPRGRVRVAVFPSGGALLLPLVLPAMQDSGVDIVASDVDLPPSEVSRLLADYDVVLTHRDERAAPIADPRVTVRVLMREPIDVVVAPTHRLAGHAAVTPAELADETWLSVRGGFPVDDVLRSIATLTGVQPRIVQRLNEFRLIETLVVTGYGVALMPRYSVAHPDLSVLRLTGVRAARSYELATRPRAEHRPAIAAVLEAFRAAAENVTAEPPPTGSATRGRGSRAASGKQRGPGA, from the coding sequence ATGTCGGTCGAACGGCTACGCGTACTGCGCGAATTCGCCGATCGCGGCACCATCGCCGCTGTCGCCGCCGCCCTCTCGATGACGCCGTCGGCCGTCTCGCAGCAGCTCAAGGTGCTGGCCAGGGAAGCGGGCGTCGCCCTCCTCGAACCCGACGGCCGCCGCGTCCGCCTCACCGACGCTGGCCACGCGCTGGTCGTGCGGGCCGACGAAGTGCTGGCCGCGATGGATCGGGCCGTCGCCGAGATGGCGCACTACCGGGGTTCGCCGCGCGGCCGCGTTCGCGTCGCGGTGTTCCCCTCCGGCGGCGCGCTACTGCTGCCACTGGTGCTGCCCGCGATGCAGGACAGCGGCGTCGACATCGTCGCCAGCGACGTGGACCTGCCGCCGTCCGAGGTGTCCCGGCTGCTCGCCGACTACGACGTGGTGCTCACCCATCGCGACGAGCGCGCCGCACCGATCGCCGACCCTCGGGTCACCGTGCGTGTCCTGATGCGCGAACCCATCGATGTTGTTGTCGCACCGACCCATCGGCTCGCGGGCCACGCCGCGGTGACCCCGGCGGAACTGGCCGACGAAACCTGGCTGAGCGTGCGCGGCGGTTTCCCGGTCGACGACGTGCTGCGCTCGATCGCCACCCTGACCGGCGTCCAACCCCGAATAGTGCAGCGGCTCAACGAGTTCCGCCTTATCGAAACGCTTGTCGTCACCGGCTACGGCGTCGCCCTCATGCCGCGCTACTCGGTAGCCCACCCCGACCTGTCCGTCCTACGCCTCACCGGCGTCCGCGCCGCCCGCAGCTACGAACTCGCCACCCGCCCGCGCGCCGAACATCGTCCCGCCATCGCGGCGGTACTCGAGGCATTCCGTGCGGCCGCGGAGAATGTCACTGCCGAACCGCCACCAACCGGATCTGCCACGCGCGGTCGAGGCAGCCGTGCGGCCAGCGGAAAACAGCGCGGCCCCGGCGCGTAA
- a CDS encoding MinD/ParA family ATP-binding protein: MDTADATESEQAADQPAEQTGDVEVTDSEAAEAPDQPDQDPAEPEFGGSTDQTVSYPQATMPPQSYGPPEGFPPPGPAEQYGGYAPPNASAFAPTGAYEPYQTGTYQSASGHSGSHQIAGMQEQQGYGDYRQEIGPDGLVRRVPQEHSEAGAPQADQPSGPIYSWAPPPPPVTHQPPPPPAYQPPAPMGQPPASPMGQPPAPSWQGGPNPHQPAQPFQPQHVPAPGQPGHSVNDLNLLKRARRAPRSGWRRAVHKATGGVLNPGESAADIVYRDLVDRVNQPVRGDYRIAILSLKGGVGKTTTTVGLGSTFASLRGDRVIAIDANPDLGTLAHRVPRQTRSTVRNLLEDQHISRYSDVRAHTSQAPSRLEVLASEQDPAVSEAFSEADYRKAIGILQSFYNIILTDCGTGLMHSAMAGVLDMASSLVLVTSPAIDGARSASATLDWLDHHGYNKLVERTVVVVNASRRGASTVDLDQLRKLFLDRTRAVQVVPFDDHLAEGAEIDLELVSKPTRRALLELAAMVADDFGYVGAQQYHHPGPLGH; encoded by the coding sequence GTGGACACGGCCGATGCCACCGAGTCGGAGCAAGCCGCCGACCAGCCGGCGGAGCAGACCGGTGACGTGGAAGTGACGGACTCCGAGGCAGCGGAAGCGCCGGACCAGCCGGATCAAGACCCGGCCGAGCCCGAATTCGGCGGCTCGACGGACCAGACCGTGTCCTACCCGCAGGCAACGATGCCGCCGCAGTCCTACGGCCCGCCCGAAGGTTTCCCGCCGCCCGGTCCCGCCGAGCAATACGGCGGGTACGCCCCGCCGAACGCGAGCGCGTTCGCCCCGACCGGCGCATATGAGCCGTATCAGACCGGCACGTACCAGTCGGCGTCCGGTCACAGTGGTAGCCACCAGATCGCAGGCATGCAGGAACAGCAGGGTTACGGCGACTACCGGCAGGAGATCGGCCCCGACGGGCTGGTCCGGCGGGTGCCGCAAGAACATTCCGAAGCCGGTGCGCCACAAGCCGATCAGCCGAGCGGGCCGATCTACAGCTGGGCGCCGCCGCCACCGCCGGTGACCCACCAGCCGCCGCCACCGCCCGCGTACCAGCCGCCCGCACCGATGGGGCAACCGCCCGCGTCGCCGATGGGCCAGCCGCCCGCGCCGAGCTGGCAGGGCGGGCCGAACCCGCACCAGCCCGCGCAGCCGTTCCAGCCGCAGCACGTGCCCGCGCCCGGCCAGCCCGGCCACTCGGTCAACGACCTGAACCTGCTCAAGCGGGCCCGGCGGGCGCCGCGTAGCGGGTGGCGCCGTGCGGTGCACAAGGCCACCGGTGGCGTGCTCAACCCGGGCGAGTCCGCGGCCGACATCGTCTACCGCGACCTCGTCGACCGGGTGAATCAGCCGGTGCGCGGCGACTATCGGATCGCCATCCTGTCGCTCAAGGGTGGCGTCGGCAAGACCACGACCACGGTCGGCCTCGGTTCGACGTTCGCGTCACTGCGCGGTGACCGCGTCATCGCGATCGACGCCAACCCCGACCTCGGCACGCTCGCGCACCGGGTGCCGCGGCAGACCCGCTCCACCGTGCGCAACCTGCTCGAGGACCAGCACATCAGCAGGTACTCCGACGTGCGGGCACACACTTCACAGGCGCCAAGCCGCCTGGAAGTGCTTGCCAGCGAACAGGATCCGGCGGTCTCCGAGGCCTTCAGCGAGGCCGACTACCGCAAGGCCATCGGCATCCTGCAGTCGTTCTACAACATCATCCTGACCGACTGCGGCACCGGCCTGATGCATTCGGCCATGGCAGGCGTCCTGGACATGGCCAGCTCGCTCGTGCTGGTCACCTCGCCCGCCATCGACGGCGCCCGCAGCGCCTCGGCCACCCTGGACTGGCTGGACCACCACGGCTACAACAAGCTCGTCGAGCGCACCGTCGTCGTCGTGAACGCCTCCCGCCGTGGCGCATCCACGGTCGACCTGGACCAGCTCCGCAAGCTCTTCCTCGACCGCACCCGCGCGGTCCAGGTGGTGCCCTTCGACGATCACCTCGCCGAAGGCGCGGAAATCGATCTGGAACTGGTGAGCAAGCCGACCCGTCGCGCGCTGCTGGAACTGGCCGCGATGGTCGCCGACGACTTCGGGTACGTGGGCGCCCAGCAGTACCACCACCCCGGACCGCTCGGTCACTAG